Proteins encoded within one genomic window of Granulicella pectinivorans:
- a CDS encoding RraA family protein → MPSRTKKILTGSALLSLAACAFTLRADAPLTAADYEKNPALMIDAYRHVEAASVSDAEEQLLHQKHYMSHNMQSIFPTKFAGTALTVLLKKEENKDPNALSGMLSAIDSGGPGSVYVMKVEDGKDIAGMGGLMGTSMFARGFAGAVVDGGVRDLPQLKRIGFPVYATGPVPSTSVGHYRFGGVNIPLEVDGTHVEPNDIIVADQDGVVVVPRAHAAEVLILAQKLDNSEHSMLPFIEKFHSIVEAVKQFGRI, encoded by the coding sequence ATGCCTTCCCGCACCAAGAAGATCCTCACCGGCTCCGCCCTCCTCTCGCTCGCAGCCTGCGCCTTCACCCTCCGCGCCGACGCGCCCCTCACCGCCGCCGACTATGAGAAGAACCCAGCCCTCATGATCGATGCCTACCGCCACGTCGAAGCCGCCTCCGTCTCCGACGCCGAAGAGCAGCTCCTCCACCAGAAGCACTACATGTCCCACAACATGCAGTCCATCTTCCCCACCAAGTTCGCCGGCACCGCCCTCACCGTCCTGCTCAAGAAGGAGGAGAACAAAGATCCCAACGCCCTCTCCGGCATGCTCTCCGCCATCGATAGCGGCGGTCCCGGCTCGGTCTACGTCATGAAGGTCGAAGACGGCAAAGATATCGCCGGCATGGGCGGCCTCATGGGTACCTCCATGTTCGCCCGCGGCTTCGCCGGAGCCGTCGTCGACGGCGGCGTCCGCGATCTGCCCCAGCTCAAGAGGATCGGCTTCCCCGTCTACGCCACCGGCCCCGTCCCCTCCACCTCCGTCGGCCACTACCGTTTCGGCGGCGTCAACATCCCGCTCGAAGTCGACGGCACCCACGTCGAGCCCAACGACATCATCGTCGCCGACCAGGATGGCGTCGTCGTCGTCCCCCGCGCCCACGCCGCCGAGGTCCTCATCCTCGCCCAGAAGCTCGACAACAGCGAGCACAGCATGCTCCCCTTCATCGAAAAATTTCACTCCATCGTCGAAGCCGTCAAGCAGTTCGGCCGCATCTAG
- a CDS encoding TonB-dependent receptor, with protein MRAQVANNTALVGTVTDASGGVVAGAKVVGTNVDTKIAYPGVTNAEGYYSIPYILPGTYDITVEKTGFQKTVTKGVIVSINVAVRTDAALKVGSESTELTVTADNPPLSTDDALLGETVNAEQVHDLPTQGRQALQLAATASNITVSSDALTGNPPGNRASGAGTRNITNVISLDGISLMNNLISTAFIVPNSDALDAVQTQNGNYTAQYGDYLGVHINQVTRSGTNKFHGTVYDYVRNDGFNARSWLQAKTVPKSQLRYNLFGGVVSGPIWKDKAFFLGSYEGLRNHGATSTTGTVLTNRMRTGDFGELCTAGFVGGICASPNSSTNKQLLNPITHVAYANNMVPVDPISAKILPYLTTPNIATTYSLANPINWQGNLPNAVNSNANLERVDFNPTEKDRIFARFAMQTVSNYSQAINLANTAYTNSRGRNGVIGYTRIITPNIVNDLHLGFNTLITQIVNQQYQTGATSAGSALGIPGFTADVDSGNPGLVDMSITGYQGIGQSGTNWFQDDRTLTLYDQISYTHNKHAFMAGVSFRKFTIGRSAANTARGQFTFDTTLLQDPSAAFIGGFPTGLTSPLFQVKGSIGQWRDGFFIQDNWQLTQKLTLQLGLRYELPQAAYSLNGVGRILDPTWTSLYPAAGGTNPLTATKYPGFKFSQTDKTNISPRLGFAYRVLDKTTIRGGGGIYYNANQMNSYTLSSTNYPYSANITNSNCLPNGTSCTALKFTLDNPQIPALTAFGLASNPYSAFTVDNHLPTQRMYQWNLDIGQEVWKNGGFELQYLGSHSIHLDESYYPNQPAPSTAFSNANRPNPNIGNIRVIHNDATAFYNGFTAILRQRLYHGLTANLSYTWSHALDEGDSSNDGGTAMWQGHLKLDYGNSGYDIRNRFVGVFTYALPTLDHKNIVLRETLGGWQANAIVDLRTGAPINYTLSTDYAHVNGVGAAQRPNFVHVPYASTCSRATVTGPGGSNHNSCLDKTAFASPANGTFGNLHRNASYGPGGANVNASLFKSFPIWEQVAAQIRVEAFNMFNHPNPSAPNANIESASFGYITSAQTTVTSTGARVLQIAGKINF; from the coding sequence ATGAGAGCCCAGGTCGCGAACAATACAGCGCTGGTCGGTACGGTTACCGACGCCTCAGGCGGTGTTGTTGCAGGCGCTAAGGTTGTCGGCACCAATGTCGACACTAAGATCGCATACCCAGGCGTGACCAACGCCGAGGGCTATTATTCGATCCCTTACATTCTTCCCGGAACCTATGACATCACGGTTGAAAAAACCGGATTCCAAAAGACGGTTACGAAAGGCGTCATCGTCAGCATCAACGTCGCCGTCCGTACCGATGCGGCGCTGAAGGTAGGCTCCGAGTCCACCGAACTCACCGTCACCGCCGATAACCCGCCGCTCTCCACCGACGACGCCCTCCTCGGCGAGACCGTCAACGCCGAACAGGTTCACGATCTTCCCACGCAGGGTCGCCAGGCGCTCCAGCTCGCTGCCACCGCCTCGAATATCACGGTCTCGAGCGACGCGCTGACCGGTAACCCCCCGGGCAACCGCGCCTCTGGCGCCGGCACCCGCAACATCACCAACGTGATCTCGCTCGACGGCATCTCGCTGATGAACAACCTCATCTCGACCGCCTTCATCGTTCCCAACTCCGACGCGCTCGACGCCGTCCAGACCCAGAACGGCAACTACACCGCGCAGTACGGCGACTACCTCGGTGTCCACATCAACCAGGTCACCCGCTCCGGCACGAACAAGTTCCACGGCACCGTGTACGACTACGTCCGCAACGACGGCTTCAACGCCAGGAGCTGGCTCCAGGCCAAGACGGTTCCCAAGTCGCAGCTTCGCTACAACCTCTTCGGTGGCGTCGTCAGCGGTCCCATCTGGAAGGATAAGGCCTTCTTCCTCGGCTCCTATGAAGGTCTCCGCAACCACGGCGCCACCTCGACCACCGGCACCGTGCTCACCAACCGCATGCGCACCGGCGACTTCGGCGAACTGTGTACCGCAGGCTTCGTTGGCGGTATCTGCGCCAGCCCCAACAGCTCCACCAACAAGCAGCTCCTCAACCCCATCACCCATGTCGCTTACGCGAATAACATGGTTCCCGTCGATCCCATTTCAGCCAAGATCCTGCCCTACCTCACCACGCCGAACATCGCAACCACCTACTCGCTGGCCAACCCCATCAACTGGCAGGGTAATCTTCCCAACGCCGTCAACTCGAATGCCAACCTCGAGCGCGTCGACTTCAACCCCACCGAGAAGGACCGAATCTTCGCTCGCTTCGCGATGCAGACGGTCAGCAACTACTCGCAGGCCATCAACCTGGCCAATACCGCTTATACCAACTCGCGCGGCCGCAATGGCGTGATCGGCTACACCCGCATCATCACCCCGAACATCGTCAACGATCTGCACCTCGGCTTCAACACCCTCATCACCCAGATCGTGAACCAGCAGTACCAGACCGGCGCGACCTCTGCCGGTTCCGCTCTCGGCATCCCCGGCTTCACTGCGGACGTTGACAGCGGCAACCCCGGACTCGTCGATATGAGCATCACCGGCTACCAGGGCATCGGCCAGAGCGGAACCAACTGGTTCCAGGACGACCGTACCCTCACCCTCTACGATCAGATCTCATACACCCACAACAAGCATGCGTTCATGGCTGGCGTCAGCTTCCGCAAGTTCACCATCGGACGTTCGGCAGCCAACACCGCACGCGGCCAGTTCACCTTCGATACCACCCTCCTCCAGGATCCTTCGGCGGCCTTCATCGGCGGCTTCCCCACCGGCCTCACCTCGCCGCTCTTCCAGGTCAAAGGCTCTATCGGCCAGTGGCGCGATGGTTTCTTCATCCAGGACAATTGGCAGTTGACCCAGAAGCTCACCTTGCAGCTCGGTCTTCGTTATGAACTGCCTCAGGCTGCTTACTCCCTCAACGGCGTGGGCCGTATCCTCGATCCCACCTGGACCAGCCTCTACCCCGCGGCGGGCGGTACCAACCCCCTCACCGCGACCAAGTACCCCGGCTTCAAGTTCAGCCAGACCGACAAGACCAACATCAGCCCGCGCCTCGGCTTTGCCTACCGCGTTCTGGATAAGACCACCATCCGCGGCGGCGGCGGCATTTACTACAACGCCAACCAGATGAACAGCTACACGCTGTCCTCCACCAACTACCCCTACTCGGCCAACATCACCAACTCCAACTGCCTGCCCAACGGAACCTCCTGCACGGCTCTGAAGTTCACCCTCGACAACCCCCAGATCCCAGCGCTCACGGCCTTCGGCCTGGCCTCCAACCCCTACTCGGCCTTCACGGTTGACAACCACCTGCCCACGCAGCGCATGTACCAATGGAACCTCGACATCGGCCAGGAAGTCTGGAAGAACGGCGGCTTCGAGCTCCAGTACCTCGGTTCGCACTCCATCCACCTCGATGAAAGCTACTACCCCAACCAGCCGGCTCCTTCGACTGCTTTCTCCAATGCCAACCGGCCTAACCCCAACATCGGCAACATCCGCGTCATCCACAACGATGCCACCGCCTTCTATAACGGCTTCACCGCCATCCTTCGCCAGCGGCTCTACCATGGCTTGACCGCCAACCTCAGCTACACCTGGTCGCACGCTCTGGACGAAGGCGACAGCTCGAACGACGGCGGCACTGCCATGTGGCAGGGTCACCTCAAGCTCGACTACGGCAACTCCGGCTACGATATCCGCAACCGCTTCGTCGGCGTGTTCACTTACGCGCTGCCCACCCTGGACCACAAGAATATCGTCCTTCGCGAGACCCTCGGCGGCTGGCAGGCTAACGCCATCGTCGATCTCCGCACCGGCGCGCCGATCAACTACACCCTCAGCACGGACTATGCGCACGTCAACGGCGTCGGAGCTGCGCAGCGACCGAACTTCGTTCACGTACCGTATGCCTCCACCTGCAGCCGCGCCACCGTCACCGGTCCCGGCGGCTCCAACCACAACTCCTGCCTCGACAAGACGGCCTTCGCGTCGCCTGCCAACGGCACCTTCGGCAACCTCCACCGCAACGCCTCCTACGGTCCTGGCGGAGCAAACGTCAACGCCTCTCTCTTCAAGAGCTTCCCCATCTGGGAGCAGGTCGCGGCACAGATTCGTGTCGAAGCCTTCAACATGTTCAACCACCCCAACCCCAGCGCTCCCAACGCAAACATCGAGAGCGCATCGTTCGGCTACATCACCAGCGCGCAGACGACCGTAACCTCCACCGGTGCTCGCGTCCTCCAGATCGCCGGCAAGATCAACTTCTAA
- a CDS encoding response regulator, giving the protein MRQIRVLLIEDHFLARMALQSVLAGHSQIRVIGEASDGEQGVELYRTLKPDVVILDLRLPRVSGFDVIRLLRKERQPARIVVLSNYHGSEDIYRAVRSGAMAYLTKDASGEELINAIQTVDRGLRYLPPAALDRLAERMPSVDLTPRETEVLLCITQGRSNREIAEQLHIAEKTVRIHVSSVLDKMGARDRTQATIYALQRGLVHLD; this is encoded by the coding sequence TTGAGGCAGATTCGGGTTCTTCTCATCGAGGATCACTTTCTCGCGCGCATGGCGCTGCAGTCCGTCCTGGCCGGTCACTCGCAGATTCGCGTCATCGGCGAGGCCTCCGACGGCGAGCAGGGCGTCGAACTCTACCGCACCCTCAAACCCGACGTCGTCATCCTCGACCTCCGCCTTCCCCGCGTCAGCGGATTCGACGTCATCCGCCTCCTGCGCAAGGAGCGGCAGCCCGCCCGCATCGTTGTCCTTTCCAACTATCACGGCTCCGAGGACATCTACCGTGCCGTGCGCTCCGGCGCGATGGCCTACCTGACCAAGGATGCCAGCGGCGAAGAGCTCATCAACGCCATCCAGACCGTCGATCGCGGCCTGCGGTACCTCCCGCCGGCGGCGCTCGACCGCCTCGCCGAGCGCATGCCGTCGGTCGATCTCACCCCCCGTGAGACCGAGGTGCTTCTCTGCATCACGCAGGGCCGATCCAACCGCGAAATTGCCGAACAACTGCATATTGCTGAAAAGACAGTACGTATCCACGTCTCGTCCGTCCTGGACAAGATGGGAGCCCGAGATCGCACGCAGGCGACGATCTACGCCCTGCAGCGCGGCCTGGTCCACCTGGACTAG